A single region of the Changchengzhania lutea genome encodes:
- a CDS encoding MBL fold metallo-hydrolase, whose protein sequence is MKIEQIYTGCLAQGAYYIESDGEVAIIDPLRETQQYVDKANRGNAKIKYIFETHFHADFVSGHVDLAKKTGAIIVFGPNAETDYEAHIAKDNEIFQLGNIKIKVLHTPGHTLESSTYLLIDENGKNHAIFSGDTLFLGDVGRPDLAIKSDLTKEDLASMLYDSLRNKIMTLDDDVIVYPAHGAGSACGKNLSKETVGVLGEQKKTNYALRANMTRDDFVQEVLDGIAPPPQYFAKNAMMNKSGYDTFEKVLKKGDVALDAEEFEIKANQEDALVLDVRTEGEFVQGHIPNSIFIGLNGAFAPWVGALITDLEQPILLVAPEGKEKETVTRLSRVGYDNTLGYLKGGIAAWKAAGKDVETLESISTEVFESRFKNEDLNILDVRKDGEYKSMHLKGDHVQHFSLDYINDNMNAIDQDKTYYLYCAGGYRSVIAASILKARGFKNLVDIAAGFETLKKTSLPTSNFVCPTTL, encoded by the coding sequence ATGAAAATAGAACAAATTTATACAGGATGTTTAGCACAAGGTGCTTATTATATAGAATCTGATGGTGAAGTAGCCATCATTGATCCCTTACGTGAAACGCAGCAATATGTTGATAAAGCCAACAGGGGAAATGCAAAAATTAAATACATTTTTGAAACGCATTTCCATGCCGATTTTGTTTCAGGTCATGTAGATTTAGCAAAAAAAACAGGAGCAATTATTGTATTTGGCCCTAATGCCGAAACAGATTATGAGGCTCACATTGCTAAGGACAATGAAATTTTTCAATTAGGTAATATTAAAATAAAGGTATTACATACGCCTGGTCATACTTTAGAATCTTCCACCTATCTATTGATTGATGAAAACGGAAAAAATCATGCTATTTTTTCTGGAGACACCCTGTTTTTAGGCGATGTAGGACGACCAGACCTAGCCATAAAATCTGATTTAACAAAAGAAGATTTAGCGAGTATGTTATACGATTCGCTAAGAAATAAAATCATGACGCTCGATGATGATGTCATCGTATATCCAGCGCATGGTGCAGGATCGGCTTGTGGTAAAAATTTAAGTAAAGAGACCGTTGGCGTTTTGGGCGAACAAAAAAAAACCAATTACGCCCTGCGCGCAAATATGACGCGCGACGATTTTGTTCAAGAAGTTTTAGATGGCATTGCACCACCGCCCCAGTATTTTGCAAAAAATGCGATGATGAATAAATCAGGGTACGATACTTTTGAAAAGGTTTTAAAGAAAGGTGATGTGGCATTAGATGCCGAAGAATTTGAAATAAAAGCAAATCAAGAAGATGCATTGGTTCTGGATGTTAGAACAGAAGGAGAGTTTGTTCAAGGCCATATTCCTAACTCCATTTTTATTGGATTAAATGGCGCATTTGCACCATGGGTTGGTGCTTTAATTACCGATTTGGAACAACCTATTTTATTAGTAGCTCCTGAAGGCAAAGAAAAAGAAACCGTTACCCGGTTGTCTCGCGTGGGTTACGACAACACCTTGGGCTATTTAAAAGGTGGCATAGCTGCTTGGAAAGCAGCTGGTAAGGATGTTGAAACGCTTGAATCCATTTCTACAGAAGTTTTTGAATCACGTTTTAAAAATGAAGATTTAAATATTCTAGATGTTAGAAAAGATGGTGAATATAAATCCATGCATTTAAAAGGTGATCATGTTCAGCATTTTTCATTGGATTATATTAATGATAATATGAATGCCATTGACCAAGACAAAACCTATTATCTGTATTGTGCTGGCGGATACCGTTCTGTTATTGCAGCCTCGATTTTGAAAGCAAGGGGATTTAAAAACTTAGTGGATATTGCTGCTGGGTTTGAAACCTTGAAAAAAACATCATTACCAACATCGAATTTTGTCTGTCCAACAACTTTATAA